The Carbonactinospora thermoautotrophica nucleotide sequence AGCTCGTCGAGACCCCGCCGGAGGAGATGCCGCAGCGCTCTGACGTGGCGACCGACAACCCGGTCCCGACCCCGCCGTTCTGGGGTACGCGGGTGGTCAAGGGCGTCGCGCTGGCCGAGTACGCCGCCTATCTGGACGAGCGGGCCACCTTCATGGGCCAGTGGGGGCTCAAGCCCGCCCGCGGCGGCAAGGGCCCGACGTACGAGGAGCTGGTCGAGTCCGAGGGCCGGCCGCGCCTGCGCATGTGGCTGGAGCGGTTGCAGACCGAGAACCTGCTGCAGGCCGCGGTCGTCTACGGGTACTTCCCGTGCGTCAGCGAGGGCAACGACCTGATCGTCCTCGACGAGGGCGGCGGCGAGCGGGTGCGGTTCACCTTCCCCCGTCAACGCCGCGACCGGCACCTGTGCCTGGCCGACTTCTTCCGCGCCAAGGACTCCGGCGAGACCGACGTCGTCGCCTTCCAACTGGTCACCATCGGCCCCCGCATCAGCGAGGCCACCGCCGAGCTGTTCGCCCAGAACTCCTACCGGGAGTACCTGGAGCTGCACGGGCTGTCGGTGCAGCTCACCGAGGCACTGGCCGAGTACTGGCACGCGCGCGTGCGCGCCGAGCTCGGCTTCGCTCAGGAGGACCCCGACGACCTCGACGGGATCCTGCGCGTGGGCTACCGCGGCGCCCGGTACTCCTTCGGCTACCCGGCCTGCCCCGACCTGGAGGACCGGGCCAAGATCGTGGAGCTGCTACGGCCGGACCGGATCGGCGTGGCGCTCACCGAGGAGTACCAGCTGGTCCCCGAACAGTCCACCGACGCCCTCATCGTCCACCACCCCGAAGCCAAGTACTTCAACGCCTGACCGCGCCAGCGGGAGCCCGCGCCGGATCCGGTACGCGCGCGATAAGGAAGGACAGCGGAAGGACAGCATGCCGAGCAGTTCCGGTGGCCTCCAGGCCGTGTTCTTCGACATGGATGGTCTGCTCGTGGACACCGAACCCACCTGGCACGAGGTCGAGGCCGAGGTCATGGCCGAGTACGGCTACGCCTGGACCCCGGAGGACCGGCTGGCGTGCCTGGGTGGGCCGATGGAGCGGACCTGCCGGTACATGATCGAGCGGTGCGGGGCCGACATCACGGTCGAGGCGCTCGGCGCGACGCTGGTCGAGCGGATGGCGCTGCGGGTGCGCGAGGAGGTCGCCGTGCAGCCCGGCGCCAAGGAGCTGCTGAGCGAGCTGATCGAGGCCGGCGTGCCGCGGGCGCTGGTCTCCTCGTCGTTCCGGGTACTGGTGGACGCGGTGCTGGACGCGGTCGGCCACGACCTGTTCGTGGTCACGGTGGCCGGGGACGAGGTCGCCCGCGCCAAGCCGCACCCGGAGCCGTACCTGACCGCGGCCGCCCGGCTCGGCGTGGACCCGGCCCGGTGTGTGGTGCTTGAGGACTCCCCGCCCGGGGTGGCGGCGGCTGAGGCGGCGGGTTGCTTGGTGGTGGCGGTGCCGAGCGTGGCGCCGCTTGAGCCCGCACCGCGCCGGCTCGTCGTCCGGTCGCTCACCGAGCTGAGCCTGGATCGGCTGCGTGCGCTCATCGCCTGAAAACTTCCTGAGAAAGTCGTGATACACGCGAGGATCTCCAGGAGAGCTGATCTTGGTGGTCGTTGCCGAATCGCTATCAGATTGATGGCGTAACCCCCTCTCGGCGTGATCGTGTCCTCGCTACCCTCCGGCCAGAGCTGGTTCAACCGAGCCGGCTTCCTTGGCACGCGCGAGGTGATGCGAGTGAACGGCAAGCGTCGTCGGCGGCTGCTGGCCCTCGCCCTGGCCGGCACCCTGGCTGGTGCGCTGGCGGCTTGCGGTGGGCAGGGCGGAGGCGGCGGCAAGGACGTCTTCGTCTTCGGTACCGGCAGTGAGCCGAAAACCATCTACGGCCCGTACGCGAGCGACGGCGAGACCTTCCGGGTGGTCCGCCAGATCTACGAGGGCCTGGTCACGAACGAGCCCGGTACCACGAAGATCGTCCCCGCCCTCGCTGAGAAGTGGGAGGCGGACGCCAGCGGCAAGGTCTGGACCTTCCACCTGCGCCAGGGTGTGAAGTTCCACGACGGCACGGACTTCAACGCCCAGGCCGTCTGCTTCAACTTCGACCGCTGGTACAACTACACGGGCGCGTCGCAGAGCCCGGACGTCACCTACTACTGGCAGACCGTTTTCGGGGGTTTCAAGAAGAACGAGGACCCCAAGCTGGGGCCCAGCCTGTACCAGTCGTGCGAGGCGAAGGACCCCCAGACGGCGGTCATCACGCTCAGCAAGCCGTCGGCGAGCTTCATCCCGGCGCTCTCGCTGCCGGCGTTCTCCATCGCGAGCCCGGCCGCGCTGCAGAAGTACGGCGACCAGCTCACGATCTCGAACGGCAGCGTCCAGTACACCGGAAAGATCGGTGAGAACCCGGTCGGCACCGGACCGTACAAGTTCAAGGAGTGGAAGCGCGGCGACCGGCTCGTCCTGGAGCGCAACGACGAGTACTGGGGCGAGAAGGCCAAGATCAAGACGCTGGTCTTCCGCGCCATCTCCGACAACCAGGCGCGCCTGCAGGAGCTGCAATCGGGCGGCATCGACGGGTACGACCTGGTCGCCGCCGAGGACATCCCGAAGCTGCGGGACCAGTACAACCTGCTGGAGCGCGAGGCGCTCAACGTCGCCTACATCGGCTTCAACCAGAAGAAGAAGCCGCTCGACGACATCCGGGTGCGCAAGGCGATCGCGCACGCGATCAACCGGGAGGCCCTGGTCAAGTCCAAGTACCCGCCGGGCGCGGAGGTGGCCAAGGAGTTCCTGGCCCCGGCCATCGAAGGGTGGACCCCGGACGTCCCGCAGTACGAGTACAACCCGGACAAAGCCAAGCAGTTGCTGGCCGAGGCGGGCCAGACCAACCTGACGCTGGAGTTCTGGTACCCCTCCAGCGGCGGCTCGCGGCCGTACGCGCCCGACCCGAGCGCCAACTTCCAGTCGTTCAAGGCCGACCTGGAGAAGGTCGGCATCAAGGTCGTCGCCAAGGGCGTGCCGTGGACGCCGGACTTCCTCGGCGCGGTCGACAGCGGCAAGGCCCAGATGTACCTGATCGGCTGGAACGCGGACTTCGCCGACGCGGACAACTTCCTCGGCGTCTTCTTCCAGGCCGAGCAGCCGCGCTTCGGCTTCAACAACCCGCAGATCTTCAACCTGCTGAACCAGGCCGAGCAGGAGACCGACCCGGCGAAGCGGGTCGAGCTGTACCAGCAGGCGAACAAGGTGGTCATGGACTTCCTGCCGGGCGTCCCGTACGCCCACACCAAGTCGTACCTGGTCATCCGCAAGGAGTTCACCGGCCTGAAGGCCGACCCGCTCAGCAACGAGGTCTTCGCGAAGGTTTCCCCCGCCTGATGCTGCGTTTCGTCATCCGGCGACTGTTGCTGCTGGTCCCGATCCTGTTCGGGCTCTCGGTGGCGCTGTTCGCGTGGGTCCGCGCTCTCCCGGGATCGCCCGCCCAGGCGCTCCTGGGAGAGCGGGCCACGCCCGAGACCATCAAGCGGATCGAGGAGCTGTACGGACTCAACGAGCCGCTCCACGTCCAGTACTGGAAGTTCCTGGTCCAGGCGGCCCAGCTGGACTTCGGCTCCTCCATCCAGACCAACCGCCCGGTGACCGAGGAGATGCTGGACCGCTTCCCGGCCACGTTCGAGCTGGCCGTGGCGGCGCTGGTGTTCGCCGTCGCCCTCGGCGTCCCCCTCGGCTACTTCGCGGCGCGCCGGTACCGCACCTGGCTCGACCAGGTCTCGGTGACCGGCTCACTGATCGGGATCACCATCCCGGTCTTCTTCCTCGCCTACCTGCTCAAGTACGTGTTCTCGGTCCAGCTCGGCTGGCTGCCGGCCTCCGGGCGGCAGGACACCCGGATCTTCGACGCCGAGCACCCCACCGGCTTCTACGTGCTCGACGGGCTCATCACCGGCAACATGCCGGCCTTCTGGGACGCGCTCGCGCACCTGGTCCTGCCGGCCATCGCCCTCGGCACGATCCCGCTCGCGATCGTCACCCGGATCACCCGCGCCGCCGTGCTCGACGTGCTCCACGAGGACTACGTGCGCACCGCCGAGGCCAAGGGCCTGGCCCGGCGGGTGGTCACCCGCCGGCACGTGCTGCGCAACGCCCTGCTGCCGGTCTCCACGGTGGTCGGCCTGCAGTTCGGCCTGCTCATGTCCGGCGCGGTCCTCACCGAGACCGTGTTCGCCTGGAACGGCGTCGGCAGTTTCGTGGCGAGCGCGATCTTCCGGCGGGACTACCCGACGCTGCAGGGGTTCATCCTGGTGATCGCGCTGCTGTTCGCGCTGGTCAACCTGCTGGTCGACATCTCCTACGGCCTCATCGACCCGAGGGTGAGGGTGAAATGAGCCTGCAGACGACGGCCAGCGTCGAGGAGACCGGCGGCGGCGTGGTCCGCGAGGCCTTCCAGCGGCTGCGCCGCAACCCGTCGGCGATCACCGGGTTCGTCCTCATCGTCTTGTTCGTCCTCGTCGCGCTGTTCGCGCCGCTGCTGGCGCCGTACGACCCCAAGGACGTCGACCTGTCGCAGGTCCCGCGCGCCGGGGAGATCCCCGGACCGTCGGCCGAGCACTGGCTGGGCGTGGACGAACTCGGCCGCGACGAGCTGTCCCGTCTCCTCTTCGGAGCCCGCCAGTCCCTGGTCATCGGCGTGGGCTCGCTGCTCATGGGCCTGGTCGTCGGCGTGCTGCTCGGGCTACTCGCCGGAGCGTTCGGCGGCTGGGTCGACACTCTGATCATGCGCGTGGTCGACATGATGCTCGCGGTGCCGGGACTGCTGTTCGCCATCGCGGTCGCGGCGATGCTCGGCCCCAGCACCACCTCGGTCATGATCGCGATCGCGGTGGTGACGGTGCCGGTCTTCGCCCGGCTGCTGCGCGGGCAGATGCTCGCGCAACGCGAGTCCGACTACGTGCTCGCGGCGCGCTCGCTCGGCGTGCGGCAGCGGGACATCGTGCTGCGGCACGTGCTGCCCAACTCCCTCACGCCGGTCCTGGTGCAGGGGACGCTGACCCTGGCCACCGCGATCATCGACGCGGCCGGCCTGGCGTTCCTCGGGCTGTCCGGCAACGACCCCTCGACACCGGAGTGGGGACGCATGCTCGCGGACACCCAGCGGTACCTGTCCGCCGCGCCCCAGCTCGCCGTCTTCCCCGGCCTGGCGATCGTCATCTCCGCACTCGGCTTCACCCTGCTCGGTGAGGCGATGCGCGAAGCCCTCGACCCCAAGTACCGGCGGTAACCCATGGCACTGCTCGAAGTACGCGACCTGGAGGTCGTCTTCACCGGGCGCGGGCGGCGCGACGTCCGCGCGGTGGACGGCGTCTCGTTCTCGGTGGAACCCGGTCAGACCGTCGGCCTGGTGGGGGAGTCCGGCTGCGGCAAGTCGGTCACCTCGCTCGCGATCATGGGGTTGCTGCCCAGGCGCGGCGTGCGGGTGTCCGGGGAGGTCGACTTCGCCGGGCACAAGCTGCTGTCGATGACCGACGACCAGCTGCGCCGGATGCGCGGCCGGGACTTCGCCATGGTGTTCCAGGACCCGATGACCTCGCTCAACCCGGTCATCCCGATCGGGCTGCAGGTCACCGAGGTGCTGGAGCGGCACCGGGGGATGAGCCGCGGCGAGGCCGCCGAGGAGGCGCGCCGGCTGCTCGGCCGGGTCGGCATCCCAGACCCGGCGCGGCGGCTCAAGGAGTACCCCCACCAGCTCTCCGGCGGCATGCGGCAGCGCGCGCTGATCGCGATGGCGCTCGCCTGCCGGCCGCGGCTGCTCATCGCTGACGAGCCGACGACCGCGCTCGACGTGACCATCCAGGCGCAGATCCTGGAACTGCTCAAGGAGCTGGTCACCGACTCCGGCACCGCGCTGATCATGATCACCCACGACCTGGGCGTCGTCGCCGGGCTGTGCGACGTGGTCAACGTCATGTACGCCGGTCGGATCATCGAGTCCGCGCCGCGCCGGGAGCTGTTCGGCAACCCCCGCCACCCCTACACCGGCGGGCTGCTCGGCTCGGTGCCCCGGCTGGACGCACCGCGCGGCGTGCCGCTCAAGCCGATCCCGGGCTCGATCCGGGACGTGATCCCGTGGGCGGAGGGCTGCGCGTTCGCGCCCAGGTGCGGCAACCGGATCGAGCGCTGCACGCAGGGCCCGCCGGCGCTGGAGGTTGTCGCGTCCGAGGGCCGGCACGCGCTGCGCTGCTACCACCCGCTCGCCGAGGCGCCGGCCCGGGAGGTGGTCCGATGACGGAGCAGACGGCCAGCCCGGCGTCGCGGCAGGCCGCCCGCGACACCCTGCTCCGGGTGCGTGGGCTGAAGGTGCACTTCCCGATCAAGCGGGGCATCCTGATCGACCGGACCGTCGGCCATGTGCGGGCGGTGGACGGGGTCGACCTGGACGTGCCGCGCGGCACCACGTTCGGCCTGGTGGGGGAGTCCGGCTGCGGCAAGTCCACGCTCGGCCGGGCGATCCTGCGGCTGGTCGAGCCCACCGCCGGCACGGTCGAGTTCGCGGGCGTGGACGTCGCGAAGCTCAAGGGCGAGGAGCTGCGCCGGTTCCGCCGCCGCATGCAGATGGTTTTCCAGGACCCGATGGCGAGCCTGAACCCGCGCCAGAGCGTGGGCTCGATCCTCGCCGAGCCGCTGCGCGCGCACGGCGTGGCGGGCGGCCGGGAGGCGCACGCCCGCCGGGTCCGCGAGCTGCTCGACCTGGTCGGCCTGCCGGCGAGCGCGGCCTCCCGGTACCCGCACGAGTTCTCCGGCGGCCAGCGCCAGCGCATCGGCATCGCCCGCGCGATCGCGCTCAACCCGGACCTGATCATCGCCGACGAGCCGGTGTCCGCGCTCGACGTGTCGATCCAGGCCCAGGTCATCAACCTGTTGGAGGAGCTGCAGGAGCGGCTGGGCCTCACCTACCTCGTGATCGCCCACGACCTGGCCGTGGTACGGCACATCAGCGAGACGATCGGGGTCATGTACCTCGGCGCGCTCGTCGAGCAGGCGCCGTCGGACGAGCTGTACCGCCAGCCGCTCCACCCGTACACGATCGCGCTCATGTCCGCGGTCCCGGTCCCCGACCCGGAGGTCGAGGACCGGCGGGAGCGGATCCTGCTCACCGGGGACTTGCCGTCCCCGGCCGACCCGCCGGCCGGCTGCCGGTTCCACACGCGCTGCCCGTTCCGCCAGCCGACCCGCTGCGCGGACGAGCGCCCGCAGTTGCGGGAGATCGCGCCCGGCCGCAAGGTGGCCTGCCATTGGGCCGAGGACATCCGCGACGGCCGCATCCAGCCGCAGGCCACGTCCTCGGAGCTCCCGACCGAGGCGCCGGCGGCCTGACCCCGTCGAGTGTGCGTGTCGTCATGCGAAGCACACTCAACGTCCGAGGCCCAGGGCGAGGGCCTCGGCCAGGTGGAGGGCCCGGCGGCCGGCGCCCTGGGCGATCTGGGTGCGGCAGCTGAAGCCGTCGGCGAGCACCAGGGTGCCGGGATCGGCGGCCCGGACGGCGGGCAGCAGGACCCGCTCGGCGAGCGCCATCGACACCTCGTAGTGGCCGCGCTCGAACCCGAAGTCGCCGGCCAGGCCGCAGCAGCCGGAGTCCAGCCGCTGGTTGGCGACGCCGGCCCGGCGCAGCAGCTCCTCCTCGGCGGCCGTGCCGAGCACCGCGTGCTGGTGGCAGTGGACCTGGGTGATCGCGGGGCGGTCGAGGCGAGGCGGCGCCCAGTCCGGGGCGTGCTCGGCGAGGAACCCAGCGAACGTGTACGTCCGTTCGGCCAGCGCCCGGGCCCGCGCGTCGCCGGGCAGCAGCTCGGGCAGGTCGGAGCGGAACAGCGCGGTGCAGCTCGGCTCCAGGCCGACCACGGGCACGCCCGCGTCGAGCACCGGGCCGAGGGTGTCCAAGGTGCGGCGCATGACCCGCCTGGCGATCCCGAGCTGTCCGGTCGAGACCCAGGTGAGCCCGCAGCACACGGGCCGCTCGGGCAGCACCACGCGAAAGCCCGCGTCCTCCAGCACGGCCACCGCGGCCCGCCCCACCCCCGGGTCGAGGTGGTTGGTGAACGTGTCCGGCCACAGCAGCACGGTCCGCCCGGCGGGCGCGGGGGCCGGGCGGCGGCGGAACCAGCGCGTGAACGGCTGGTCCGCGAACCGTGGGATGTCCCGCTCCGGCGCCACGCCGCCGAGCCGCTTCACCACCCGCGCCAGCGCCGGCCGCCCGGTCACCGCGTTGACCAGGCCGGGCGCGACCGAGGCCAGCCGCGCCCACACCGGCAGCCAGCCCATCGAGTAGTGCGACAGCGGCCGGACCCGCCCGGCGTAGTGGTGGTGCAGGAACTCCGCCTTGTACGTGGCCATGTCCACGTTGACCGGGCAGTCGCTCTTGCACCCCTTGCACGCCAGGCACAGGTCGAGCGCCTCGCGGACCTCCGGCGAGCGCCAGCCGGCGGTCACCAGGTCGCCGGCCAGCATCTCGTACAGCAGGTGGGCGCGCCCCCGCGTGGAGTGCTTCTCCTCGCGGGTGACCTGGTAGCTGGGGCACATGACGCCGCCCGGCGGGTGCGCGTCGCGGCACTTGCCCACGCCCACGCACCGGCGCATCGCCGCGGCGAAGTCGCCCCCGTCGTCCGGGTAGGCGAATACGGTGCGCGGCCCGCGGCCGACCGCGGCGAACCGCAGGTGGTCGTCGACCTGGTGCGGGCGCACCACCACGCCCGGGTTCATCCGGTCGTCGGGGTCCCAGATCGCCTTGAACCGCTCGAACAGCTCGATGACGTCCCGGGAGTACATGCGGGGCAGCAGCTCGGCGCGGGCCTGGCCGTCGCCGTGCTCGCCGGACAGCGAACCCCCGTACCGGACGACCAGGTCCGCGGCCTCCTCCAGGAACCGGCGGAACCCGGCCACGCCGGCGGGGGTGATCAGGTCGAAGTCGATGCGGACGTGGACGCAGCCCTCGCCGAAGTGGCCGTACGTCACGCCGCGCCGGCCGTGCCGGGCGAGCAGCGCCTTGAAGTCCCGCAGGTAGTCGCCGAGCCGTTCCGGCGGCACGGCCGCGTCCTCCCAACCGGGCCACGCCTCGGACCCGTCGGCCATCCGGGTGGCGAGCCCGGCCCCCTCCTCGCGGATCCGCCACAGCGCCCGCTGCTCGGCCGGGTCGGACACCACCAGTGCGCTGCCCTGCCGGCCCAGCGCCGCCGTGATCTGCCGGGCCCGGTCGACGGCCTCCTCCGGGGAGTCCCCGCCCACCTCGACGAACAGCCATCCCCGGCCGTCGGGCAGCGCCACCCCGGGCCGCCGCCCGCGCGCCAGCAGCGCCTCCACCAGCAGGTCGTCTATGCCCTCGACGGTGAGCGGGCGCAGCGGCAGGAGTTCGGGCACCGCCCGGGCCGCGGCCACGTCGTCGGCGAACCCCAGCACCAGCAGCGCCCGCGCCCGCGGCGCCTCGACCAGGCGCACCGTGGCCTCCAGCACGGTCACGCAGGTGCCCTCGGTGCCGACCAGCGCTCGCGCCACGTGGTGGCCGTGCTCGGGCAGCAGGTGGTGCAGCCCGTACCCGGACACCTGTCGGCCGAACCGGCCCAGCTCCTGGCGGATCACCGCGAGGTTCCGGTACGCCAGGTCGCGCAGGGCCGCGTACACCTGGCCGGCCCGCCCCGGCCGGGCGGCCAGCCGGTCCAGCTCCGCGCGCGGCACCGGCCCCACCCGCAGCCGCGTCCCGTCGTAGAGCAGGACGTCCAGCTCCTCGACGTTGTCGGCGGTGGTGCCCCAGGCGACCGAGTGGGAGCCGCACGCGTTGTTGCCGATCATGCCGCCGAGCGTGCAGCGGCTGCGCGTGGACGGGTCGGGGCCGAAGGTGAGCCCGTACCGCGCGGCGGCGGCCCGCAGGTCGTCCAGCACCACGCCCGGCTGCACCCGCGCCACCCGGCGGTCGGGGTCGAGCTGGAGGATCCGGGTCAGGTGCCGGGAGGTGTCGATGACCACGCCCTCGCCGGTGGCGTTGCCGGCGATGCTGGTGCCGCCCCCGCGCGGCACCACCGGCACGCCGAACTCCCGGCACGCCGCGACCGTGGCCACCACGTCGTCGACGTCCCGGGGCAGGACCACGCCGAGCGGGCGGCGGCGGTAGTTGGAGGCGTCCATCGAGTACAGGGCGCGGCTGCCGGCGTCGAACCCCACCGTCCCGGCGATCGTCTCCCGCAGCCACCGCTCCAGGCCCCGCACGTCCACGTCGCTGGTGTTGACCGGCGTCAGGGAAACCACCTCTCCACGGTCCCACGACCCTGCCCAGAGCGCCGTACCTGGTGCCGTCGCCGCTGGATCCCAGCCGCGCCGGTCGGTCTCCAGACCGGGCGTACCTGCCCGTGCTCGCACCGGCGACGCCCGGCCCGTCCGGCTCCTCCCGCAGGGGGCCGTCCCCGGGCGGGAGGCTACACCTCGTCCGCGCGGGACCGGGGCGAGGGGACTTCGAGGTCCGGCGGGGCGGCGTGCGCGGGCAGCGGCGGCGGGGTGCCGCCGAACGCCGGGCACAGCGCTTGGTGGTGGCACCAGTCGCACAGCCGGCTCGGGTTGGCGCGCCACTCCCCGGTCTGCGTCGCCCGGGCGATCGCCGCCCACAGCGCCTCCAGCTTGCGCTCGGTGGCCCGCAGGTCGGCCTCGTCCGGGTCGTACCGGATCACCTCGCCGCTGCCCAGGTACATGAGCTGCAGCCGCCGCGGCACGCGCCCGCGCAG carries:
- a CDS encoding ABC transporter permease; protein product: MSLQTTASVEETGGGVVREAFQRLRRNPSAITGFVLIVLFVLVALFAPLLAPYDPKDVDLSQVPRAGEIPGPSAEHWLGVDELGRDELSRLLFGARQSLVIGVGSLLMGLVVGVLLGLLAGAFGGWVDTLIMRVVDMMLAVPGLLFAIAVAAMLGPSTTSVMIAIAVVTVPVFARLLRGQMLAQRESDYVLAARSLGVRQRDIVLRHVLPNSLTPVLVQGTLTLATAIIDAAGLAFLGLSGNDPSTPEWGRMLADTQRYLSAAPQLAVFPGLAIVISALGFTLLGEAMREALDPKYRR
- a CDS encoding FAD-binding and (Fe-S)-binding domain-containing protein produces the protein MVSLTPVNTSDVDVRGLERWLRETIAGTVGFDAGSRALYSMDASNYRRRPLGVVLPRDVDDVVATVAACREFGVPVVPRGGGTSIAGNATGEGVVIDTSRHLTRILQLDPDRRVARVQPGVVLDDLRAAAARYGLTFGPDPSTRSRCTLGGMIGNNACGSHSVAWGTTADNVEELDVLLYDGTRLRVGPVPRAELDRLAARPGRAGQVYAALRDLAYRNLAVIRQELGRFGRQVSGYGLHHLLPEHGHHVARALVGTEGTCVTVLEATVRLVEAPRARALLVLGFADDVAAARAVPELLPLRPLTVEGIDDLLVEALLARGRRPGVALPDGRGWLFVEVGGDSPEEAVDRARQITAALGRQGSALVVSDPAEQRALWRIREEGAGLATRMADGSEAWPGWEDAAVPPERLGDYLRDFKALLARHGRRGVTYGHFGEGCVHVRIDFDLITPAGVAGFRRFLEEAADLVVRYGGSLSGEHGDGQARAELLPRMYSRDVIELFERFKAIWDPDDRMNPGVVVRPHQVDDHLRFAAVGRGPRTVFAYPDDGGDFAAAMRRCVGVGKCRDAHPPGGVMCPSYQVTREEKHSTRGRAHLLYEMLAGDLVTAGWRSPEVREALDLCLACKGCKSDCPVNVDMATYKAEFLHHHYAGRVRPLSHYSMGWLPVWARLASVAPGLVNAVTGRPALARVVKRLGGVAPERDIPRFADQPFTRWFRRRPAPAPAGRTVLLWPDTFTNHLDPGVGRAAVAVLEDAGFRVVLPERPVCCGLTWVSTGQLGIARRVMRRTLDTLGPVLDAGVPVVGLEPSCTALFRSDLPELLPGDARARALAERTYTFAGFLAEHAPDWAPPRLDRPAITQVHCHQHAVLGTAAEEELLRRAGVANQRLDSGCCGLAGDFGFERGHYEVSMALAERVLLPAVRAADPGTLVLADGFSCRTQIAQGAGRRALHLAEALALGLGR
- a CDS encoding ABC transporter permease encodes the protein MLRFVIRRLLLLVPILFGLSVALFAWVRALPGSPAQALLGERATPETIKRIEELYGLNEPLHVQYWKFLVQAAQLDFGSSIQTNRPVTEEMLDRFPATFELAVAALVFAVALGVPLGYFAARRYRTWLDQVSVTGSLIGITIPVFFLAYLLKYVFSVQLGWLPASGRQDTRIFDAEHPTGFYVLDGLITGNMPAFWDALAHLVLPAIALGTIPLAIVTRITRAAVLDVLHEDYVRTAEAKGLARRVVTRRHVLRNALLPVSTVVGLQFGLLMSGAVLTETVFAWNGVGSFVASAIFRRDYPTLQGFILVIALLFALVNLLVDISYGLIDPRVRVK
- a CDS encoding ABC transporter ATP-binding protein; this translates as MTEQTASPASRQAARDTLLRVRGLKVHFPIKRGILIDRTVGHVRAVDGVDLDVPRGTTFGLVGESGCGKSTLGRAILRLVEPTAGTVEFAGVDVAKLKGEELRRFRRRMQMVFQDPMASLNPRQSVGSILAEPLRAHGVAGGREAHARRVRELLDLVGLPASAASRYPHEFSGGQRQRIGIARAIALNPDLIIADEPVSALDVSIQAQVINLLEELQERLGLTYLVIAHDLAVVRHISETIGVMYLGALVEQAPSDELYRQPLHPYTIALMSAVPVPDPEVEDRRERILLTGDLPSPADPPAGCRFHTRCPFRQPTRCADERPQLREIAPGRKVACHWAEDIRDGRIQPQATSSELPTEAPAA
- a CDS encoding ABC transporter ATP-binding protein, translated to MALLEVRDLEVVFTGRGRRDVRAVDGVSFSVEPGQTVGLVGESGCGKSVTSLAIMGLLPRRGVRVSGEVDFAGHKLLSMTDDQLRRMRGRDFAMVFQDPMTSLNPVIPIGLQVTEVLERHRGMSRGEAAEEARRLLGRVGIPDPARRLKEYPHQLSGGMRQRALIAMALACRPRLLIADEPTTALDVTIQAQILELLKELVTDSGTALIMITHDLGVVAGLCDVVNVMYAGRIIESAPRRELFGNPRHPYTGGLLGSVPRLDAPRGVPLKPIPGSIRDVIPWAEGCAFAPRCGNRIERCTQGPPALEVVASEGRHALRCYHPLAEAPAREVVR
- a CDS encoding HAD family hydrolase, encoding MPSSSGGLQAVFFDMDGLLVDTEPTWHEVEAEVMAEYGYAWTPEDRLACLGGPMERTCRYMIERCGADITVEALGATLVERMALRVREEVAVQPGAKELLSELIEAGVPRALVSSSFRVLVDAVLDAVGHDLFVVTVAGDEVARAKPHPEPYLTAAARLGVDPARCVVLEDSPPGVAAAEAAGCLVVAVPSVAPLEPAPRRLVVRSLTELSLDRLRALIA
- a CDS encoding ABC transporter substrate-binding protein; translated protein: MNGKRRRRLLALALAGTLAGALAACGGQGGGGGKDVFVFGTGSEPKTIYGPYASDGETFRVVRQIYEGLVTNEPGTTKIVPALAEKWEADASGKVWTFHLRQGVKFHDGTDFNAQAVCFNFDRWYNYTGASQSPDVTYYWQTVFGGFKKNEDPKLGPSLYQSCEAKDPQTAVITLSKPSASFIPALSLPAFSIASPAALQKYGDQLTISNGSVQYTGKIGENPVGTGPYKFKEWKRGDRLVLERNDEYWGEKAKIKTLVFRAISDNQARLQELQSGGIDGYDLVAAEDIPKLRDQYNLLEREALNVAYIGFNQKKKPLDDIRVRKAIAHAINREALVKSKYPPGAEVAKEFLAPAIEGWTPDVPQYEYNPDKAKQLLAEAGQTNLTLEFWYPSSGGSRPYAPDPSANFQSFKADLEKVGIKVVAKGVPWTPDFLGAVDSGKAQMYLIGWNADFADADNFLGVFFQAEQPRFGFNNPQIFNLLNQAEQETDPAKRVELYQQANKVVMDFLPGVPYAHTKSYLVIRKEFTGLKADPLSNEVFAKVSPA